DNA sequence from the Megalops cyprinoides isolate fMegCyp1 chromosome 24, fMegCyp1.pri, whole genome shotgun sequence genome:
TCAGGATGACCTGCATTGTGAAAGTTTTGCTTTGAGtgtggaaatgaatgtttaCTGTCctgcactcacagacagaccaaaGGTGGCATTCTCAGCAACACTGTTTGGAGCTGGCAGTCAACACACAGGACCTTTCAATACTGAAACCACTCTGATCTACAAAAAAGTCATCACAGACATCAGCAACAACTACAACCCAGCTACAGGTACTGTATCCTGTCTACATGTCTGTATAGACACAATGGTAAGAGATACTAACACACGCTAGCTGCAGGTACTGTATACAGTCATTCACACAATCCTGTTACTAAAGTGAAAGCAATGCAGACAGTTCTTTTCTGTGTGCGcacgtgcgcgtgtgtctgtgtgtgtgtgtgtgtgtgtgtgtgtgtgtgtgtgtgtgtgtgtctgtgtatgtgtgtgtctgtgtatgtgtgtgtatgtgtgtgtgtgtgagagtgtgtgtgagtgtctgtgtgtatgcgtgtgtgtgcgtgtatgtgtgtgtatgcgtgtgtgtgtgcgcgtgcgtgcgtgtgtgagtgtgtgtgtgtgtatgcgtatgcgtgcgtgtgtgtgtacatgagacACTGTTTCTCAACCTGTTGTGCTTCTCACACAGGGATCTTCACAGCACCAGTGAGAGGACTTTACTACTTCAGGTTCTCTGGACATGCCTGGGGTAACCATTACATGGCTGTCAGCctttataaaaatgaacaacgCATATGTTCTGCATATGATGAGCAACGATCAGGTAATGCAAATTCCTCCAATGGAGTAACACTGCTGCTGGAAGAGGGAGATCGTGTCTACATGCGTCTCTGGACAAACAGACAAATCTTTGACGATGACGGCAACCACAGCACCTTCAGTGGCTTCCTGCTCTTCCCCATGTGAAGAGAATATTTCTATCACTGTGGGACAGTGATTCTACAGATTTGGCATGGACTTTGTTTCACGCAtgagcatgtgcacacatacacacaggaaatTAAGACAAAAATTTAACATTTCTAGATTTTAAAGAATTAAGTGCAATGAATTATGAAGTAAATAAAGATCTtgtgaaataaaggaaaaaggaaaaaaccttCCTCTCCCACCCAGTGTGGCTCCTGTTCTCTATTACACCAAAAAGataaatcaatatatttaatacatgttcatttatattaatttcaGCATCCTCTATCTAGGGCTTACTGTACACTATAGATTTTATGATTAGATAGATGTGGTTTATGTCGTATGTAGCTGGAATAACCTGCCATTTTCTTGACATTATGACTTGGTGGTAGCACAAATATTGCTTTCAACTGCGTTAAATGCCAAAGGTTTATGTTTGTAAGAACCGGGTTGAAACGACACTAAAATAACATACAGCCAACCATGAGAAAGTTCCTGAATGCCCAGCAGGGTTTGCTGGGATGCGGGTCTGTGTCATTGCCAAGTTAATACGTGTAGGTTAGGGCAATTAATAAGTAGTGCTGTTCTATAATACAATAAGGATAAAAACCTCCTGTAATGCTAACTGTGCAGGGCAGAGCTAACTTCTGCTGTTTTCATATGTGGCTTATTAAATGAAACCGATTTATGTTAAATgatgaaattgtgtgtgtgtgtgtgtgtgtgtgtgtgtgtgtgtgtgtttgtgagttaTAATGGGAGGAATTAGGTGATTATATATTTagtaaacataaatatttaatgcatgaTGATGAGAATAATGTTGCTTCTGAAAGCTTAAGGCAATGACTGAGACACTAAGGAGATaacaaaaatagattttattataatattcaTGCCATTAACGAGGATATGAAATTAtaatgatttgaaatgaaatctaAAAGAGCAGCAAAAGTGAAAGCACCTTCCCCCCAACAACAGCTCATTGCTGTATCCAGGATGTTATTACAGCTTTCTCCAAGCCCCTTTCAACTGAAGAAAAGCAAGTGCAGATTTTACTTTATGCAGTATAAGGAAGATAAATacagtgaatgtgtgaaatgtgttacCATCACTTTGTTATGGAGGGTGAGCTGTTTTACtccactcaaacacacacacacacacacacacgcacgctcacacacatgcaagcacgtacacacatgcatgcgcacatacattagcatacacacacagtcatgcacaaacaatattgcaaaaacatacatgaaCAAACAGCCGCGCTCTGTCCCTGACATATACTCTGCACACGCTGAAGCTGAACGCTCTGCACACGCTGAAGCGTACGCTCTGCACACGCTGAAGCTGAACGCTTCACCGTTTCTCTGCCCAGCAGACGCAGACAGCTCTTCCTCCCGCCCTACCccctgaccccagatcagtctGGGCCGTTTCTCTGAGTGATGCGCTCAGGTGTCAGTCTCGTGAGCACAGTCCTCAGGCCCCAGTCAACGGCGGCCAGAACCGCAACGAcggccagcagggcggcgcaGCAGAGTAGGGCCAGCGCAGAGTGGAAGTACCCGCCGGCCCAGTTCAGccagaacaggaagagagacgTGCAGGATGCCGCCATGAGCCCCCGCAGCAGCCAGGGAAgctgccccccccagccccccgcgCTGGGACTCTCTCTCAGCCCACACCCTCTGGccacctctctgtcctccagcACCTTCAACCTCTCcatcgctctctctttctcattcttaaCTCTCTCTATCGCTCCCTTCATCTCCTCCTTGATTctcattatctctctctctttctcctccttgaTTCTCTCTATTTCTTCGCTCTGCTCCTGGATCTGCCGGTTGCACTCTCCGTGGATCTTGCTCCTGGACAGGGAGTGCAGTCTGCTGAAGACCTCGGGCAGAACGATCTTCATCAGCTGCCTCTCCACCTCTGCCCTGGCGTTCTCCTCATAACTCTGCCTCAgctcctgcacctcctgctTGTGcatctcatctctctctttcttctccttctccttctcctccctcagctcctctatctccctctctgtctccttcctctgctccttctctctcctcagctctctctccagctctgtcctcctctcctcattcccctcttctctcagctctgtctccaGCTCCTCTATCCTCTCCTCCAGGGTTCGAATCTTTTCCTCTCGTTCCTGGATCActccctccatcttcctcagagattcctgcagctctctctcatacctctccttcatctccctctcttccctctctttcctctcctctctctctcttttgatCTTTTCCTCCAACTCTTTGACCTGGAGTTCGACCTCCTGGTACATCTCGCTGCTGTAAAATTCCTCTGTGTTCCCTGCCACCATCTCTTTGATCTTCTCCAGCAGGTCTGTGACCTGCGTGATGTCAGGTCTGTCCATGCGGAAGAGCTGATGCCTGTTTCCACACTTCTCCAGCACCCCCCGGAGGTCCTGGTTCTGCACATGCTCCCTGACGGTCCCGTCCCTCAGTTCATTCCTGTGGGTCAAAAGGATCAAGGTGTGTCCCAAACAGCCCTCCCCAAAAATCTCCACCATTTTCTGCACAGTGTCCCTCCCCTCCTGCTCGGGCTGGTGCAgggggaggagcagcaggaaggCGTGGGGTCCTGGGGCACACAGCTTGATCGACACGCCCAcgtctctcctcatctcctccgGAGAGAGGCCGGGGCGGAACCAGTCCGGAGTGTTCACCACGCACACCTGTCTCCCGGCAatgctccctctcctcctctggctgatgagggtggggggtgcaggccCGTCCCCGGGGAGCATGGCGTTCCCCACGGTGCTCTTCCCAGCCCCAGAGcggcccagcagcagcagccggaGCTCTGGCTCACGGGGGGGCGGCGGGGCAACCTGCAGGGGCTCCTCACCTACTGCAGCACGACACAGAGACAGGACACTGTGAGGGAGACACTGTGAGCAGGACACTGTGAGGAGAGACTGTGAggagggttaggggttaggggttacGCTTTAGTTTAGGGTTTAGTtgtaggggttaggggttaggctTAGGCTTAGGGTTTGGGTTGGGGTTTTCTGTTGGGTGAGGTAGAGGAGGTAACACACAGATGAAATATGGTGTTAGGATGCATTAAGGTCTGTCTGAAGACTGCAGACATGTCATTTGTCGTTGTCAGTTTGATGGAAGCTGGTTATGAAAGACTTCTCAAAGCCACACCGGCATCCCTGCCAAGGTGATGCATGTCTGTCTTGGCACTAAGGGCCATGAAACAAGTGGTTTTGGATGCAACCGCATatgcagcagcaccagctggGTTTCAACACACTGGCACTTTCACGTTACAAGGTGTCGGGTTACAAGATGTCGGGTTACAAGATGTCATGTTATGAGGTGTCGGGGTACGAGGTGTCATAAATgaaatgaaccaatcagagcagcagGTGGTCTGGGCTGCCAGGAAGAGGCAGCCTGAATTTGCTACCTGTGAGTGACAGTCTGCTAGATAAATGTTATGTATTGTGTCATGGTCAGATCAACAGGAAAAATGTGCCTCTTTTGAAAAGGCAACGTCTGTGTTGAGAAGGAACCCACGCCCCAAATATGGAAGGGGGTTATGACTGGGGTCTGTTTGCGTCTCCAGGTTGTGGAGCCCttgctgagacagagagagctgagtCAGTGTTTGTACTTACTGTTGGGTGGGAGTATGTCCAGGCTGTACACCTTCTTCAGCGGAAGCTTacatttctcccttttcttctgtttctcttcctccatcctcctctccagt
Encoded proteins:
- the LOC118771086 gene encoding complement C1q subcomponent subunit B-like → MALLQLILLACVSVGMAQDFASPDTDILAELKELKAKMEKLERENEAQAVKLRALETRLNIRESQLEEEQPVLMQLKSTVEEVKRQNADRPKVAFSATLFGAGSQHTGPFNTETTLIYKKVITDISNNYNPATGIFTAPVRGLYYFRFSGHAWGNHYMAVSLYKNEQRICSAYDEQRSGNANSSNGVTLLLEEGDRVYMRLWTNRQIFDDDGNHSTFSGFLLFPM
- the LOC118771461 gene encoding GTPase IMAP family member 4-like, producing the protein MAESSHDAALFVDAHRVELIGRVRKVWPIASALLLKGVARNRWLLLMNSSCQEQMRELYRDLDAGGEAVKATFYTLLKEHEPRLLQELESRGEQREDELRKDRGRKQEEKREAETAAEREEKAKRREEEAKRREEEVENQRAEMERRRESLEREREEILREREELEKMREETQRQREELERRMEEEKQKKREKCKLPLKKVYSLDILPPNIGEEPLQVAPPPPREPELRLLLLGRSGAGKSTVGNAMLPGDGPAPPTLISQRRRGSIAGRQVCVVNTPDWFRPGLSPEEMRRDVGVSIKLCAPGPHAFLLLLPLHQPEQEGRDTVQKMVEIFGEGCLGHTLILLTHRNELRDGTVREHVQNQDLRGVLEKCGNRHQLFRMDRPDITQVTDLLEKIKEMVAGNTEEFYSSEMYQEVELQVKELEEKIKREREERKEREEREMKERYERELQESLRKMEGVIQEREEKIRTLEERIEELETELREE